The genomic interval accatgatttccaatcttccaaaattcatatctttctcaatttttatcggaatcgagttccgtaaaaacgaaaattgctcaatttttcacaaggaatccaaataaaatattttcaaaaattgaaaaaataaatttcacggaaaaatttcgtacaacacatacattcatcacataagcacataaaccaacatgaaaccatccaaatcaacacagaaacatgcaatcattgttttaattcatattacatgaaagtaaatcattaccatggctctggtgccacttgttggaaattattttaccaggatctagatttactaacaagtatgttggattaacaacctaatatgaattctaaaacaatgaaaataaacacatataaagttagaaaaccttacagtgggtgcagcggaataatatgactccttccgttcagatctctagcccttgattcctttctgtagcagagcatcaccaagatctgaacctggatcttcttttctccttctttgatgcaaaaattccatagtcttacatactatgattgagataccacttgatgtgtgtgggcactactcatctcacaaggatttcgaaatgtttctctctttttctctcttaatttcgtggcttatcatccatgcaagagaagagaacaaggttgctttatatagggagaagggagagcacaactttccaaataaaacagcttcctcttttactgtgtaattgattaactgccttatttagtgtgatccaccactttcctatttttgctaggctttgattagcaattacgtggaaattaaaattgaaaataataattgggaaacacaaagggagtggccggccatagagggaaatgggcctcacttggattttgtagtttcctcaattttatttctatttctccaaaaatgccacttttctaattctaatcatttaaatgccaaaactaattatttaataactaaaatagattattaaataatattgtcatttaaaataattattaattagacaaataaagtctcttaattaataattaaacctagaaacccttttctttacgatttcatccttaaactgtgagaattcataaagtagacatagtctaacttttagaattataattgattaattaaaatcaattaactgagtcttacaagcagtatggtctcaactagtatggggaccatgggtctatataaccgagcttccaataagttgaaccgaatttaccaagtaaattccctaacttattaattcctcattgaattcacacttagaacttggaattgcactctcattcatatagaaacgctctatatgttccacgatatagacacgtcattagttatccattgttataaccctaatgtgatcaatgatcctctatatagatgatctacattgaaaaggcactactgttaccgctacaccttcaatgtattttatccttaaaacacttaaccctgtataaatgatatttcacctaagtgaaatgagatctccaccatttatcttcgtttggttaagctcgaaggaaatcatcctttacttctatttgccaaatagaagctataggttccatatttatgttagcgctcccactcaattgcactaccgtgttcccaaaatgtaagtatcaccctgacccaaaagtaggcttaacttaacaaatcaaagaacacgagtaacactcttgagattgaacctaaccatatcaggattgagatcatttgatctaggatcaacaggtgatattgaattgaatagatattacggtaagttttaatatatctaatcaaagttcaatatcggtcccttccgatgtatactccatacatccgatactggtaaactttgccaatgtcctggaaaggacataacacttttccaaggtgtaagaatacctatcgctgattataccatgtcagtctaaatccagtgttctgacaaatcagggaataaacttttgaacatataattaagattatattccactgtgctgacaacactataatctttaaccaactcatatgttctggacttaaaaagaattcatacattatatacatataatcatgaaataaatcatgtgaaccatgcaacataaaatgttatttcttatctttattaataagtaaatctgattatatgaaatgtgttttatttagggcataaaacccaacagttaacACCTGACCGTGGATCCTTGTTATCCAGAAGCATGCGATAGGCACTTTTGACAGAAAAGAGACCAGAATGTTCGCCAGACCATGACCAAAAGTCACCTGAAGCCGAGAAGCTCAGTGGAATACTAAGATTAAGATCAGCATCACGGTGGTTGAACATATCCTGGACAAGTTCAATATCCCAAGTTCCAGCATCAACAGAGAAAAGAGAACTCACAGTATGACCAATTAGACCCACATGAGAGGAAGTGACATATGGGTTAGTGGAATGAGGCAGCCAAGGTTGGTGTAAGATACTGACCGTCAAACCATTACCAATGGTTCGTCTAGCCCCCAAACGAACTAAAGACTGAGCTTGCCAAATACTCCTCCAAACAAAGCTTGGATTCCTTCCAAGATCGGCCGATAGGTAGTCATCATGTGGGAAATAACAAGCCTTGTAGATTCTAGAAACCAAAGAGTTCGGGTGTGTCAAAAATCTCCAACCTTGCTTAGCAAGCATAGCAAGATTGAAATCATGGAGGAGACGAAAACCCAAACCGCCTTCATGTTTTGGTTGAGAGAGTCGATTCCAATTCATCCAATTAATACCGTTGCCTTTGCTACCAGTAGTCTTCCACCAGAAACGAGCCATAAGTTTTTCAATTTCATCACAGGTACCCAAAGGAAGAAGGAACACACTCATAGCATAAGTAGGAAGGGATTGGACAACCGTCTTCAACAGAATTTCTTTACCAGCGCCAGATAATAATTTTCCAGTCCAACTATTGATTCTGTTAATCACTTTATTCTTCAGAAAACCAaggattgattttttatttCGCCCAATGATGTTTGGTAGACCCAGGTAAAAGCTGTTGTCAAAAGCTTCATCCATACCAAGAAGTGAGCATATCTGGTGCTGAACAACATGTTGGACATTTGGACTGAAGAAAATGGAAGACTTTGTGAGATTAACCTGTTGACCGAAAGCAGTTTCAAATCGACGAAGAAGAGTCATGACACTGCGTGCTGCACCCGAATTAGCTTGGCAAAAGAGGTAGCTGTCATCAGCAAACAACATATGAGATATGGTGGGAGCATCGTTAGCAACACGGCAGCCTTGCAACAATGTGTCACTTTCGAACTTGGAAATGAGAGCCGAGAAACCTTCAGCACAAATGATGAGCAAGTAAGTGGATAGGGGATCGCCTTGTCGAATACCACGAGTGGGAAGGATGGGTCCCATGACATGGCCACCATGAATAATAGAATAGCGAGCACTGGTCACACAAGACATTATCAGATTAACCCATCGAAGACTGAATCCCATTTGAAGCATAACCGCCCGTAGATAACCCCATTCTACTCGATCATAGGCTTTGCTCATGTCAAGCTTAAGTGCCATATAGCCTTTCTTTCCTTGAACTTTATGTTTCAAGTAATGCATAACTTCAAAAGCTATCATTATATTATCAAAAATAAGGCGTCCGGGAATAAAGGCACTTTGAGTAGGGGAGATTACCTGATCAAGTAGAGGTTTCATTCTGTTGGCAAGCACCTTGGCAGTAATTTTGTATGCAACATTACACAAAGCAATAGGACGGAGATCACCCATGGTAACTGGAGTCTTTCTTTTAGGAATGAGAACCAAGCTGGTGTCATTGAGGCTTTCGGGGAAAGAGCTTGTTTCAAAGAAATCTCTCACAAGAGAAATAACATCTGAACCCACAATATGCCAGTGTTTCTGAAAGAAACCAGGTCCCATGCCATCAGGCCCCGGTGCTTTATCAGGATGCATTTGGAGGAGAGCAAGTCGAACCTCATCATCACTGATCGGTTGCAAAAGCATATCATTGTGTAAATCAGTGATAAAGCACCTTATACCAGCTGTGACATAATCAAAGTTAGGATTTCTAGCAGTAAAGATATCTTGAAAATACTGAACAATAATATCTTGCAAACCATTATCCCAAGTAGCCCATGACCCGTCAGCTCTTTGTAATTGATGAATGTTATTGGCTCTTTTCCTTGAACTAGCCATAGCATGAAAGAACTTAGAATTTTTATCACCACTATTAAGCCAGAATTGCTTTGATCGCTGGTTCCAGTATAATTCTTGTTGGGCAAGGatctcaaaataattattttgctcTTGACAAAAATCATGTACAGAGGTGGGATCGGTTTTACCTTTTAAAGCAGAAAGATTGGCTTTGCTTCTTTTGATTTTCTGCTTAAAATTGCAAGTGAGACTCCTACCCCAATCGGCTAACAGGAGGCTGCATTGCTTTATTTTCTCCGAAAAAGACGCATGAGGAAAGTCCTCGCAACAAGATTGAACAATTTGACTACAGAGAGGCTCACGAGTCCAAGcattttcaaacttaaaatgaTACACAAAGCTAGTTACAGCAGTCGGCTCAGGCTGAAGAAAAATGGGCGTATGATCAGAAGAAGAAATATCACAATTGGTTAAGACAGCTTGTGGAAAAGAATCAAGCCAAAGCTGAGACACAAGTGCTTTATCCAACCTGATTTCAACCCAGTTAGCCGTGCCTTTCCCTCTTTCCCAAGTGTAAGGGTGGCCATGAAGCTTTAAGTCAACAAGATTGCATCTTCCAAGAACACTCTGAAAGCCATGAATAAGAGAATGTGGATAAAGTCTACCTCCTCGCTTCTCAGATTGATCACCAATGTTGTTGAGATCACCAATAATACACCACAAGAGTTGAGAAGAAGCGGCTAAAGAATCAATGAGTTTCCAAGTTTTGAACCGAAAGCTTCGATTTGGTTCCCCATAGATACCAGTCAAACGCCAAGGGATGCAATTAGGAGCACGAACAACTACATCAATATGATTACTTGAACACCCAAAAAAAAGAACATCATCATTAACTCTTCAAAGAAGAGCAAGACCCCCTTTGTGGCCGTGACCTTCCACACAGTAAGCTCCTTCAAAACCGAGCTTGTATTTTATCTGAGTCACAACATCAGTTTTGCAAAAATTTTCACACAAGAAAACAAAATTGGGCTTCTTTTGAACAACAATGTTCTCAAGGAATTGACAGGCccgtgggttcccaagcccacgacAATTCCAACTTAAAGTATTCATAATGGCTGGTGGGCCTGGAAACTAGAACCCACCGAATGCAAGTTTTTTGGATCAATATGAATTTGGCCCATAGTGTTAGTGTGGCCCGTAGTAGTAGCATGGCCCATGATGTTAACGTGGCCCATAGTAGTAGATTGGGCTTCATTATTTAAAACACTAGCAAATCTTTTCCTTTTTAACTCTGTTTGTGCCAACTCATCAGCATCTTCTTCTTGATTACTATAAACAATCACCTCCTTATTTTTGTTACGAAAATCAGGGGAAGACAATCCCATGAAATTAGCACGGTTGGGGTTGGCACTGGTATGGGCTGGACCGGTTGCGTTCACACCAGGAGAGAAGCTGCTGTCAGCTTTGCCCGATCGGAGGTAAGGAGATTCAGTGAAATTTTGATGCCGCCGAGAAGCTGCTTTCATGTGAAGACTGTATGGTTTTACGATAAGATGCTCAGGAGTATCAAAAAGTCGTGGGCAGAAGCGTTCCGAATGCCCCATGAGACCACAAATAAAGCAGAACGTTGGGACGTTTTCATCCGAAAAATGGCGTAGAAGGAGCACCCATCACGTTTCTTAAAATTCATACGTCTTTTCAAGGGTGAATCGAGAGAAATAGTGACACGGATCCGCAGAAATTCACGCCAAATGCCTGTGAATTTGTTGGGGTCAGATTCGAGAAACTTACCAACGTAATTACCAGCATCTTTGGCCATTTTCATGGTCGAGAAACCGGCCTGAAGATCATGAATCTGAACCCATAGATCAAGTGTGTTGAGCGGCACAGCCCTAGGATTGTCACCTTCGTTGAGACGCTTGATTATGAGTTGTTTTCGATCGTAAGTCCACGGACTGCCTTTGATAACTCGTTGAATATCGATCTCATGATAGAATTgaaacaaaaaacaattttgATCAAGTTGTTTAGCGTACATACCTCTGTCGGGTTTCCACAAATCTGCCATAATGTTATGAAAGATACGAAAATCAAAGATCTTTCCAGTTAACAGCCGCCCAACGAGATACCATGGACTGTCAATGTGCTGATCATCGTCGGCCTCTGTTTCTTCATAGAAAGTTTCCTCTGCTTCTTCTTCATCAAGCTGGATATTTCTCCATCCTTCTTCTATCTCATTTAATGGTGTGCTACTGGAGGCCATGGGACAGGGACGTACAGGGAGAAAATCAGATCACAGGAGACAAACACAAACAATCACAAGACACTCACAGAGGAGAGACAAGCAAACACTCTAAAAAGAGAGACatactatatattattttaatgtataatttttaattttaaaagagtaTATAAAGATCAATTAGTATGCatatgttataattgttttactgaTTGGATTCACATCATATAACATGTTTTTTGTGtttcatttctttttaattttatcgAAACAAAAACCATAACACACCTACATATTAtgtaactaaaataataataataaaaaaattacacctttataatataattattaacttattaattatattatttcaataaatacataaattatatttttatttctgagaaaataaatacataaattgtTAATAAATTAACGATGTGagttatttttaagaaaaattattaggagctattaatatataataaatatattaattaaaaatacaataatttttttaaaattattttattgtgtGGTGTTAAGAATGTTATTTGTATAAATACTTATGAGAATTATGATACATTtgtgattttaattataatattattaagttATTGGAGATAATAATGATAagttttttttgtatatattatatattacagtTACATGGTTAtacattaatttattataattatatattgatcttagtatatgtatatattaaattaatacgATTTCTAAAGTATATGattatgtaaattattatactatgataattaaaaagaaaaatatataagttgaaaaaaattataatataatgaataatagaaagaaagaaaaaaaaaactttaaaagaGGTCATTTTTTACTTCTTTATTCCTTAACTATATATCaccttaatttttaattgtctaaataaatatatagattgatgtataataataataataataataataataataataataataataataataataataataataataaactttataattgatacaaataacaattaataattattatatccatttcaataatttttgtttaagccttttgtttatatttattttatttattaattaaaaataaataatattaaagtaTATGAAGCAACATTTGAGTTTTGATTGaaaaagatatataaaaatattttttttttttttaaaaaaaaaagatgacatataaacatgcaaatcatatattaatttattgggTGCTTCTTAATacaataaaattgaatgaaaaaaaaggaaaataacaaaagaaaGCATGTGATTctcacataaaacaaataaaaaaaatacaataaaagatACAAAACAACGATATTCTCATGTAAAAAAAtagacaaaataaaaattatacaaaacatatcaacatatacattataaaaaaattacaatctatcAAATTGCTtgttacattttttaaaaaattacaatctttcttcttcttctaaaaaCCCTAATCtctatctttctctctcttagcTATCCCTCTCCACTTTGCCTCCTTCTCTTAAGGTTCGTCGCTCCGATGAGAACATTAGGGACGAAGCTCGGTGCTATTGTACCATGTCTAACAATTTCTCTGCCAAGTATGTGCCCTTCAACGTTggtgttgacctcgcttttagccaacgacagtgagtcttgattgtaagcgacaagtagtatgatatatattatataatgaaataaataaagacacaagagttttatagaggttcgaccccgagcagttcggtaatagcgtACTCTTCTTAGTTTGTATTGATTTAAGAACAAAGAATATAATGATTCCTtttcttagagctcttacaataatatctctgaatatgaattgtTAGATAAGTTTCTCGACCCCTTTGCCCAATGAGAatagatcactatttatagggctttAAGTTTGGAGGGAAGAGATCACTTTgctatatcatttatacggagctaagtgttttaaggataaaatacattgaaggtgtaacggtaatttagtccttattcaatgtagatcatctattagagggtcattgatcaaattaggattataacaatggataatcaatagcgtatctatatcgtggaacatatagagcgttctatatgactgagagtacaattccaagttctaagtgtggatacaataaggaattaataagttagagaatttacttggtaaattcggttcggcttattggaagctcgatcatataggcccatggtccccatactagttgagaccatactgcttgtaagactcagttaattgattttgattaatcaattataattctaaagttagactatgtctagtttatgaatttttactaagcaagggccaaattgtaagaaaagagattctcggttctatttgttaattaagagactttatgtgtctaattaataaatatatttattgcccctgattttgcccaatatacgtggaccaaccaaatAGGGACACGTGGACACGAAGGTCTTAACACTCAAATTATTAGCTAAGTCTTTATAAAGACTGGCGTCATCCGGGATacgcctcccggagaaggcatacgaaGTCCCCTATGCTCCCAGAGGCCTAAGtggcatcaaagcatctccgcgaggtgtcaggcttcctctgagcagtcatctcgcatttaatgccgcatgggaggaaacgtgttggaactgccacacacaataaagtctgacgacacaacccccgatctgcacctacaaggctatgatcacttaagtctaatgacggctacactgtgaagaatcacatcagtcaaaaggaaATAAGGACAATccacataaaatccctacagcacctagggatttgaccatgcattacccatggtatattcattgggaatacccaactttattgatagttacagaaatacatgtactataattctgggaatcaccccacaaaaaacactataaataccccctcaaagctcattaatatgggtcgagaattttgggttgcataagtgcaagaagagtaaatactcaccaagaacattctctgtattaaataaactcataaatatacagactcgtggactaaggctcattaacgccccaaccacgtaaaaatccttctcttaatttcttacagctctttaatcttttattattttattggttgccgaaaacctcggtcaatattttggtgctttcattgagagctgaagaaagcttctgTAAACACACAATACGttacaacaatggtggaaactCGAAGCACTCGCcaacctcgccctctagaagatgctcaagatccaaatgaggaagacgtagcctcaagagcaactGAGGgctctgaggaagaagaaggaattcccgATGATGATTACGAGGGAAACCTTGATGAGTACGCCTACGATGACAGTAGCTACTCAGAGTTAGTGCTTCTAAGACAAAAGGctgtcgatcatgaagctgagatcgcagcccaaaaagcacaaatctaggg from Cannabis sativa cultivar Pink pepper isolate KNU-18-1 chromosome 4, ASM2916894v1, whole genome shotgun sequence carries:
- the LOC115713283 gene encoding uncharacterized protein LOC115713283; its protein translation is MKAASRRHQNFTESPYLRSGKADSSFSPGVNATGPAHTSANPNRANFMGLSSPDFRNKNKEVIVYSNQEEDADELAQTELKRKRFASVLNNEAQSTTMGHVNIMGHATTTGHTNTMGQIHIDPKNLHSIKYKLGFEGAYCVEVVRAPNCIPWRLTGIYGEPNRSFRFKTWKLIDSLAASSQLLWCIIGDLNNIGDQSEKRGGRLYPHSLIHGFQSVLGRCNLVDLKLHGHPYTWERGKGTANWVEIRLDKALVSQLWLDSFPQAVLTNCDISSSDHTPIFLQPEPTAVTSFVYHFKFENAWTREPLCSQIVQSCCEDFPHASFSEKIKQCSLLLADWGRSLTCNFKQKIKRSKANLSALKGKTDPTSVHDFCQEQNNYFEILAQQELYWNQRSKQFWLNSGDKNSKFFHAMASSRKRANNIHQLQRADGSWATWDNGLQDIIVQYFQDIFTARNPNFDYVTAGIRCFITDLHNDMLLQPISDDEVRLALLQMHPDKAPGPDGMGPGFFQKHWHIVGSDVISLVRDFFETSSFPESLNDTSLVLIPKRKTPVTMGDLRPIALCNVAYKITAKVLANRMKPLLDQVISPTQSAFIPGRLIFDNIMIAFEVMHYLKHKVQGKKGYMALKLDMSKAYDRVEWGYLRAVMLQMGFSLRWVNLIMSCVTSARYSIIHGGHVMGPILPTRGIRQGDPLSTYLLIICAEGFSALISKFESDTLLQGCRVANDAPTISHMLFADDSYLFCQANSGAARSVMTLLRRFETAFGQQVNLTKSSIFFSPNVQHVVQHQICSLLGMDEAFDNSFYLGLPNIIGRNKKSILGFLKNKVINRINSWTGKLLSGAGKEILLKTVVQSLPTYAMSVFLLPLGTCDEIEKLMARFWWKTTGSKGNGINWMNWNRLSQPKHEGGLGFRLLHDFNLAMLAKQGWRFLTHPNSLVSRIYKACYFPHDDYLSADLGRNPSFVWRSIWQAQSLVRLGARRTIGNGLTVSILHQPWLPHSTNPYVTSSHVGLIGHTVSSLFSVDAGTWDIELVQDMFNHRDADLNLSIPLSFSASGDFWSWSGEHSGLFSVKSAYRMLLDNKDPRSVCHSAPETISHALLSCHFTSCCWNSMGLPAGIALDDSFPTWLDNIFHKLDDDRVCQMVMVCWSLWKARNSIVWKNKALTVANVLASARISLDHWIKAQDNTSLSSINFHNNGDGAELWTKPDTNTIKINGDAATFAIENRYGYGMVARNDSGIIIDGKAGCNTGTFTPEVAEIIGIKEALSWIKTHN